In Camelina sativa cultivar DH55 chromosome 16, Cs, whole genome shotgun sequence, a single window of DNA contains:
- the LOC104749594 gene encoding glycine-rich protein 23-like, protein MGLTSRKACVFIFVLALVAEFAFGHVEVNDDKHFFHKPRPFLHKPRPFFHKHGIYKKGYGKGLGGGGGLGGGGGGGLGGGGGLGGGGGLGGGGSLGGGGGLGGGGGGGLGGGGGYGGGAGGGYGGGAGGGLGGGGGAGGGGGFGGGGGGGFGGGAGGGFGKGIGGGGGLGGGYGGGGHH, encoded by the coding sequence ATGGGTTTAACTTCCCGTAAGGCGTGTGTGTTTATCTTTGTACTCGCTCTAGTTGCCGAATTTGCGTTCGGACATGTTGAGGTTAACGACgacaaacactttttccacaaACCTCGCCCATTCCTACACAAACCTCGTCCATTCTTCCACAAACATGGCATTTACAAGAAGGGTTATGGTAAGGGTTTGGGCGGCGGAGGCGGTCTAGGAGGTGGAGGCGGAGGTGGTCTAGGAGGCGGTGGCGGTCTAGGAGGCGGTGGTGGTTTGGGTGGAGGAGGCAGTTTAGGCGGTGGAGGCGGTCTAGGCggaggtggcggtggtggtttgggaggaggaggaggatatgGCGGTGGTGCTGGAGGAGGATACGGTGGTGGTGCTGGAGGAGGACTTGGAGGCGGTGGTGGtgctggaggaggaggaggatttggtggtggtggcggaggaggattCGGCGGTGGAGCCGGTGGTGGATTTGGTAAAGGCATTGGCGGTGGGGGAGGACTTGGAGGAGGTTATGGTGGTGGTGGCCATCACTGA
- the LOC104753308 gene encoding leucine-rich repeat receptor-like protein kinase PXC2 produces MSESLSRLHFLFLLLLCCVSPSSFYTLQNPVVGLVSCHHHKIQAFTQFMNEFDTRGCNHNDSFNGVWCDKLTGAVTKLQLRDCLSGTLKPNSSLFGFHHLRYLDLSQNKFTSAKLHSEFGNLDKLEVLSLSFNGFRGQVPSSFSNLNMLSILDLSHNELTCSFPLVRNLSKLSYLDLSHNELIGSFPLVRNLSKLSYLDLSHNELIGSFPLVRNLSKLSYLDLSYNHLSGKLNSNNSLFGLHHLRYLDLGFNNFSSSLPSEFGNLNKLEVFTLTSNDFSGRIFPTISNLTRLIELRLDLNKFTGSFPPVQNLTKLSILALGYNQFTGTIPSYLLTLPLLSVLDLRDNHLFGSIEVSSNSSTSSRLEVMLIGVNQFEGKILEPISKLINLRVLDLSFLNTSYVIELNLLSSLKSLVNFGISGSSISQASLRSDSSIPLTIESLESKGKSLSGYGAFLVSA; encoded by the exons ATGTCGGAATCACTTTCGCGTTTGCATTTTCTCTTCCTGCTCTTACTCTGTTGTGTCTCCCCTTCAAGCTTCTATACTTTACAAAATCCTGTTGTTGGCCTTGTTTCATGTCACCACCACAAGATTCAAGCCTTCACGCAGTTCATGAACGAGTTTGACACCCGTGGTTGCAACCACAATGACTCTTTTAATGGAGTATGGTGCGATAAATTGACGGGTGCGGTCACGAAGCTACAGCTCAGGGATTGTCTCAGTGGAACTCTGAAGCCAAACAGTAGCCTCTTTGGGTTTCATCACCTCCGTTATCTTGATCTCTCTCAAAACAAATTCACCTCCGCTAAACTCCATTCCGAGTTTGGCAATCTCGACAAATTAGAGGTTTTATCTCTTTCCTTTAATGGCTTCCGTGGCCAAGTTCCTTCCTCATTTAGTAACCTAAACATGCTATCCATTTTAGACCTTTCCCATAACGAGCTCACCTGTAGTTTTCCACTTGTCCGAAACCTAAGCAAGCTCTCCTATTTAGACCTTTCCCATAACGAGCTCATCGGTAGTTTTCCACTTGTCCGAAACCTAAGCAAGCTCTCCTATTTAGACCTTTCCCATAACGAGCTCATCGGTAGTTTTCCACTTGTCCGAAACCTAAGCAAGCTCTCCTATTTAGACCTTTCCTATAATCACTTGTCTGGAAAACTGAATTCCAACAATAGCCTCTTTGGGCTGCACCACCTTCGTTACCTTGATCTTGGTTTCAACAACTTCAGTTCCTCACTCCCTTCCGAATTTGGCAATCTCAACAAATTAGAGGTCTTTACTCTTACCTCTAATGACTTTTCTGGTAGAATTTTCCCCACAATTAGTAACTTGACCCGGTTAATTGAGTTGCGCCTTGACCTAAATAAGTTCACTGGTAGTTTCCCACCTGTACAAAATCTAACTAAGCTCTCCATTCTAGCACTTGGATATAATCAATTCACCGGGACCATTCCTTCGTACCTCCTCACTTTGCCTCTCTTATCAGTTCTTGATTTGCGAGATAATCATCTCTTTGGTTCTATTGAAGTTTCTTCTAACTCCTCAACCTCATCCAGGCTCGAGGTCATGTTGATTGGGGTTAACCAATTTGAAGGAAAAATCCTAGAGCCTATCTCAAAGCTCATTAACCTCAGGGTGCTCGACCTCTCTTTCCTAAACACCAGCTACGTGATTGAATTAAACCTCTTATCTTCTCTCAAATCTTTGGTGAATTTCGGTATTTCGGGCAGCAGTATATCTCAGGCCAGTTTGAGGTCAGATTCAAGCATCCCGTTGACCATCGAGTCGTTGG aatCAAAGGGAAAATCCCTGAGTGGTTATGGAGCCTTCCTCGTCTCAGCATAG
- the LOC104749595 gene encoding receptor-like protein 12, whose product MVSLSGSAEVLVNSYVQTLILDGNSFEGLLPDLPLSITVFSAEVNSFEGEIPLSICNRSSLAFLDLSDNKLSGPIPQCLSNFELVYLQNNNLEGSIPGALCADASLRTLDVSYNQLTGKLPRSLVNCSSLKFLNVRNNRIEDTFPFWLKALPNLQVLSLRSNKFYGPISRPHQGPLGFPDLRIFEIADNRFTGSLPQSYFVNEYEGLYLIYQKDLYGGGTYGFMDLIDLQYKGLSMERSRVLTSYVVIDFSGNKLEGQIPETIGLLKALIALNLSNNAFTGHIPLSLVNLKELESLDMSRNQLSGTIPNGLGSLSFLEYINVSHNQLTGEIPQGPQIMGQPESSFEGNAGLCGFPLEETCFGSNTPPTQQPKEENEEEEQVLSWKAVAIGYGPGVLVGLAIAQLISLYKPEWLAKIIGPKKRINR is encoded by the coding sequence ATGGTTTCCCTGAGTGGTTCGGCGGAAGTTTTAGTAAATTCATATGTGCAGACATTGATTTTGGATGGAAACAGTTTTGAAGGATTACTTCCTGATCTACCACTCTCTATCACCGTCTTCTCAGCAGAGGTTAATAGTTTCGAGGGAGAGATACCTCTTTCAATCTGCAACAGAAGCTCTCTTGCTTTTCTTGATCTATCTGACAACAAGTTAAGCGGTCCAATTCCTCAATGTTTGAGTAATTTCGAACTTGTGTATCTTCAGAACAACAACCTGGAAGGAAGTATCCCTGGCGCGCTCTGTGCCGATGCTTCTCTACGGACACTCGATGTTAGCTATAATCAATTAACAGGGAAGCTTCCAAGGTCTCTTGTAAATTGCTCATCTCTCAAGTTTCTAAACGTCAGAAACAACAGAATTGAAGACACGTTTCCGTTCTGGCTCAAAGCTTTACCGAATTTGCAAGTCCTTTCCCTTCGctcaaacaaattttatggtCCAATATCTCGTCCTCATCAAGGTCCTCTCGGGTTTCCTGATCTGCGAATATTTGAGATAGCTGACAATAGATTTACTGGAAGCTTGCCACAAAGTTACTTTGTGAATGAATACGAGGGTTTATATTTGATATACCAGAAGGACCTGTACGGTGGAGGAACCTATGGATTTATGGATTTAATAGATTTGCAATACAAAGGTCTATCTATGGAGCGATCAAGGGTTCTTACTTCTTATGTCGTCATTGATTTTTCTGGTAACAAGCTTGAAGGTCAGATTCCTGAAACCATTGGTCTCTTGAAGGCGTTGATTGCACTCAACTTATCGAATAACGCCTTCACAGGCCATATTCCTCTATCTTTGGTCAATCTTAAGGAACTCGAGTCACTAGACATGTCAAGAAACCAACTCTCAGGGACTATTCCTAATGGACTGGGGAGCCTCTCGTTTTTGGAGTACATAAATGTGTCTCATAACCAACTCACAGGAGAAATACCACAAGGGCCACAGATCATGGGGCAACCTGAATCCTCCTTTGAAGGGAATGCTGGTCTTTGTGGTTTTCCATTGGAGGAGACTTGCTTTGGGAGTAATACGCCACCAACACAGCAGCCCAAAGAAGAAAACGAGGAAGAGGAACAAGTGTTGAGCTGGAAAGCAGTGGCCATAGGATATGGACCTGGAGTGTTGGTTGGATTAGCAATAGCACAACTAATTTCCTTATACAAGCCGGAGTGGCTCGCAAAGATAATTGGTCCGAAGAAGCGCATAAACCGTTAG
- the LOC104749596 gene encoding vesicle-associated membrane protein 725-like translates to MGQQNLIYSFVARGTVILVEYTEFKGNFTSVAAQCLQKLPSSNNKFTYNCDGHTSNYLVVNGFTYCVVAVESVGRQIPMAFLERVKEDFSKRYGGGKATTAKANSLNREFGSKLKEHMQYCVDHPEEISKLAKVKAQVTEVKGVMMENIEKVLDRGEKIELLVDKTEDLRSQAQDFRTQGTKLKRKMWYDNMKIKLIVFGIIMALVLIIILSVCPGFKCT, encoded by the exons ATGGGACAACAGAATTTGATATACAGCTTCGTGGCTCGTGGTACGGTGATCCTCGTCGAGTATACAGAATTCAAAGGGAATTTCACTTCCGTCGCTGCACAATGCCTCCAGAAGCTTCCTTCTTCGAATAACAAGTTTACATACAACTGCGATGGTCATACCTCCAATTACCTCGTCGTAAATGGCTTCA CATATTGTGTTGTGGCTGTTGAATCTGTTGGGAGGCAGATTCCAATGGCTTTCTTGGAGAGAGTCAAGGAGGATTTTAGCAAGAGATATGGTGGTGGTAAGGCTACCACTGCTAAAGCCAACAGCTTGAACAGAGAGTTTGG GTCTAAACTGAAGGAGCACATGCAGTACTGTGTGGATCATCCTGAAGAGATTAGTAAACTTGCCAAGGTTAAGGCTCAAGTTACAGAGGTGAAGGGTGTTATGATGGAGAACATCGAGAAG GTCCTTGACCGTGGTGAGAAAATTGAGCTTCTAGTTGACAAAACTGAGGACCTTCGTTCACAG GCACAAGATTTCAGAACGCAAGGAACGAAACTGAAAAGAAAGATGTGGTATGACAACATGAAAATAAAGCTCATTGTCTTTGGTATCATCATGGCCTTGgttctcatcatcatcctctcgGTTTGTCCTGGCTTCAAGTGtacctaa
- the LOC104753309 gene encoding uncharacterized protein LOC104753309, giving the protein MIKNEEKMRVRIAKERSDLRDLSAAAMKATYNTRKPGEVERCIDMLKHLKSLSLSVKDMEHSESIAKLEALRSHRNPKIREAAQALFHSWLKIIYTQGSDNSFQATLTKARLERKKHVLIRCSTLKKRDERRSMSREATTISLLKNKKEESYQTLEAVEIKKTIKLSELNKKEDQRSLTRETEKIKKEARNDVLVLKQKEYHKSETWEEKFFKKDTKNDLKQLNLKRRCVALEDGTVKKPREDIAYVPNSGSLTKKTTTEKELKNKKVDEMVKLFEAAKKAADVANAKGILSGKLEASRCIDALELLKKINITPKPKEPRRMMEKLEGLTKHKDRKICHVASALLHLWRQRIRDQESVTKTTFPTNSRKVR; this is encoded by the coding sequence GAACGAAGAAAAGATGAGAGTAAGGATTGCCAAAGAGAGATCGGACTTACGTGACTTGAGTGCTGCTGCAATGAAGGCTACGTACAATACACGGAAGCCAGGCGAAGTCGAGCGATGCATCGATATGTTGAAGCACTTGAAGTCTCTGTCTCTTTCCGTGAAGGATATGGAACATTCTGAATCAATAGCTAAGCTGGAGGCTTTGAGAAGTCATAGGAACCCTAAGATCCGGGAGGCAGCGCAAGCCTTGTTTCATTCGTGGTTAAAGATAATCTACACCCAAGGAAGCGACAACTCTTTCCAAGCTACTCTCACCAAGGCTCGTCTAGAGAGGAAGAAGCATGTTCTAATAAGGTGTTCAACGTTGAAGAAGAGGGACGAACGGAGATCTATGTCTCGTGAAGCCACCACCATCTCGCTGttgaagaataaaaaagaagagagttatCAAACTCTTGAAGCGGTAGAAATTAAGAAAACGATCAAACTCTCGGAACtgaataagaaagaagatcAGAGATCATTGACTCGTGAGACAGAGAAGATTAAGAAAGAAGCAAGGAACGACGTTTTGGTGCTGAAACAGAAAGAGTATCATAAATCTGAGACTTGGGAAgagaaattttttaagaaagatACAAAGAATGATCTAAAGCAGCTCAACCTAAAGAGAAGATGTGTCGCTTTGGAGGATGGTACGGTGAAGAAGCCACGTGAAGATATTGCCTACGTACCAAATTCCGGTTCATTGACAAAGAAGACTACAACAGAAAAAGagctgaagaacaagaaagtggATGAGATGGTAAAGCTGTTCGAAGCAGCAAAGAAAGCTGCTGATGTGGCCAACGCTAAGGGCATTCTCTCGGGTAAACTAGAGGCCTCTCGCTGCATTGACGCACTAGAGTTACTCAAGAAAATCAATATCACTCCCAAACCTAAAGAGCCAAGGAGGATGATGGAAAAGCTTGAGGGACTTACAAAGCATAAAGACCGCAAAATTTGCCATGTGGCATCAGCCCTTCTTCACCTTTGGAGACAGAGGATCAGAGATCAAGAGTCTGTGACCAAGACGACGTTTCCTACCAACTCCCGTAAAGTTCGTTAG